One region of Pangasianodon hypophthalmus isolate fPanHyp1 chromosome 15, fPanHyp1.pri, whole genome shotgun sequence genomic DNA includes:
- the phpt1 gene encoding 14 kDa phosphohistidine phosphatase, whose product MSAEHLAKIPEAEIDPNGVFKYVLIRVHSKSDESYVDIVRGYAWAEYHADIYDKVSGELERAGGVDCECIGGGRIRHDSANKKIHVYGYSMGFGRANHAVSTEKLKTRYPDYEITWANEGY is encoded by the exons ATGTCTGCTGAGCATCTGGCCAAGATTCCTGAAGCTGAAATCGACCCGAACGGCGTGTTTAAATACGTGCTCATACGAGTGCACAGCAAAAGCGACGAGTCGTACGTGGACATAGTGCGCGGCTACGCGTGGGCTGAGTATCACG CTGATATCTATGACAAGGTGTCTGGTGAGCTGGAGAGAGCAGGCGGTGTGGACTGTGAGTGTATAGGAGGCGGCAGGATCAGACATGACAGCGCTAACAAAAAGATCCATGTCTACGGCTATTCCATG GGCTTCGGACGAGCCAATCACGCCGTCTCTACGGAAAAACTGAAGACGCGATACCCAGACTATGAGATCACATGGGCAAATGAAGGCTACTGA
- the mamdc4 gene encoding apical endosomal glycoprotein isoform X2: MKRDFIQLLTLLLTVQCVLTLERSRCTGSKCDFVCDCSDCSDEQDCGYRGRDFVCDFEDAGMCGWTYKPAEVDEYMWERRQRGDPLPNSGPSSDYTTGTSAGWFMAVTPVNAKSPRTAILTSPTMNESSLTCRLHLRYFMWDSSFTVLENSPLWAEVSTTEGQNAVVWRPESSSVRAWREGIIFLGRIPGPFQIQLHSRRQEGRRGDIAIDQLEFMDCALPGRMSTGSCGVGLFQCKLGGCVEERAVCDGTDDCGDRTDEENCGEYMSCNFEEDMCGWDVRSFSSLKWIRTSQMNISMSEPLKGPGRDHSTNSASGHFLYVTKPDVLKQDWASFQSPPLEATNSLHPCRMVMYTHQFGGISGGLSVLVAERQIYPIWERGGSLGDLWVKAEIEFVVNSTFQILFVAAIRDQAYGGIAVDDITLSPECRLSNVSVPPESFPKPPKKPCAEASKICDFNRDCAEGDDEAQCGDFSYEQGSKGWTDISIGSQGWKLMENTSSTEAFLYVFEAAGQQLTEAQTRTPPLGPSGLACTLKFSYSLTGSNTHIGEVSVIVVDSVLGSLPRLWEFGGRTGENPAESWVKEEVYIGARDQRFQLEFRARAQNINSDARIAVKDVHYVNCNPAYIPSTIDGLSCNFETDLCGWYQDQMDNYDWSVQNGIDHTIGSGRSLLVDMWNTTLRGLSGRLLSLHQNSMDAHCLSFFYKLYGPQTGALSVKLLLKDGSEQLLWTRFGAHGNVWQEGHCPVPQQIITYQLVFEAVRSGFDGQVAIDDVAFVKGPCSLPTMCSFEGQRCGYIDSREGFWVHQTWDATRTGPKTDHSLGTEMGYYMLAHSGVDVLPQGSVAILSSPVRRGVTHTECVYFWYYMGGHNPGTLSVYVKPVDRDRILLFSSSLDQGHVWRLGMGSVSWHGDWQLQFEVEGGGGKDTYVAIDDISFSTHSCPTTDKCDLERGLCGWSNIQNHNLDHLDWELSNLLSETHYPTPPYDHTLHNERGHFLFLPYTPRDSATRNAWLLSPHLPPTKGTCLYFWVYQPVAHDSKLVVWTLSNAAKTELLSLTGAGDTWNRFRLNVTSETEYQIVFEGLKGAKSVLALDDFGYTVGVNCVGEQTDQITSTSPNNTGVIAVSVVVAILLMMTLAVLLFLYLRMRERIKSQTQNSSGNADPGFGNNLYEPDHVVLPSIYSREQEQEAE; the protein is encoded by the exons ATGAAGAGGGACTTCATTCAGCTCCTGACACTGCTCCTTACTGTCCAGTGCG TTCTTACCCTGGAACGTAGCAGGTGCACAGGATCAAAATGTGACTTTGTGTGCGACTGCAGCGACTGCAGCGATGAGCAGGACTGCG GTTATCGGGGGagagattttgtgtgtgattttgagGATGCAGGGATGTGTGGCTGGACATATAAGCCGGCTGAAGTTGATGAATACATGTGGGAGAGACGTCAGAGGGGAGACCCGCTGCCCAACAGTGGACCCTCATCTGATTACACCACCGGCACatcagcag GTTGGTTCATGGCAGTGACTCCAGTGAATGCAAAATCTCCTAGAACAGCTATCCTGACTTCTCCCACGATGAACGAGTCCTCCCTGACCTGTCGCCTTCATCTCCGCTACTTTATGTGGGACTCAA GTTTCACTGTGCTGGAAAACAGCCCTCTTTGGGCAGAAGTGTCGACTACCGAGGGCCAAAACGCTGTGGTATGGAGGCCAGAGAGCTCAAGTGTCCGTGCATGGAGGGAAGGCATCATCTTCTTGGGACGCATACCTGGCCCCTTTCAGATCCAGCTACACTCACGGCGTCAAGAAGGGAGGAGAGGAGACATAGCCATCGATCAGCTGGAGTTCATGGACTGTGCACTTCCAGGCAGAATga GCACTGGGAGTTGTGGGGTGGGCCTTTTCCAGTGCAAACTGGGAGGCTGTGTGGAAGAACGTGCAGTGTGTGATGGCACAGATGATTGCGGAGACAGGACTGATGAGGAGAACTGCG GAGAGTATATGAGTTGTAACTTTGAGGAAGACATGTGTGGGTGGGACGTAAGATCATTTTCATCACTGAAGTGGATAAGGACCAGTCAGATGAACATCTCAATGTCTGAGCCTCTAAAAGGCCCTGGGAGAGACCATTCCACCAATTCTGCTTCAG gtcATTTTCTGTATGTTACCAAACCAGATGTGCTTAAGCAAGACTGGGCATCTTTTCAAAGTCCTCCTCTGGAAGCCACCAATAGCTTACATCCTTGCCGt ATGGTGATGTACACACACCAGTTTGGTGGCATATCAGGGGGCCTATCAGTGCTGgtggcagagagacagatttacCCAATTTGGGAGCGTGGAGGCTCACTGGGTGATCTGTGGGTGAAAGCTGAGATAGAGTTTGTAGTCAACAGCACATTTCAG ATATTGTTTGTTGCTGCGATTCGAGACCAAGCATATGGAGGCATTGCAGTTGATGATATTACACTGTCCCCTGAATGCCGTTTGTCCAATG TGTCAGTACCACCAGAGTCTTTTCCTAAACCACCCAAAAAACCCTGCGCAGAGGCCAGCAAGATTTGTGACTTTAACAGGGACTGCGCAGAGGGAGACGATGAAGCACAGTGTG GAGACTTTTCATATGAGCAGGGTAGCAAGGGTTGGACAGACATCAGTATCGGAAGCCAAGGCTGGAAGCTTATGGAAAATACCTCATCTACAG aggCGTTCTTATATGTGTTTGAAGCTGCTGGTCAGCAGCTGACAGAAGCTCAAACACGCACCCCTCCACTCGGCCCATCCGGCCTTGCCTGCACTCTCAAGTTCTCCTACAGCCTCACAggcagcaacacacacatag GTGAAGTGTCTGTAATTGTAGTGGACAGTGTGTTGGGCTCTCTGCCTCGGCTGTGGGAGTTTGGTGGGAGGACGGGTGAGAACCCAGCGGAATCATGGGTAAAAGAGGAAGTCTATATTGGTGCCAGAGATCAGCGTTTCCAG CTGGAGTTCAGAGCTCGTGCTCAAAATATTAACTCGGATGCAAGAATAGCAGTGAAGGATGTTCATTATGTCAACTGCAACCCAGCATATATTCCCTCTACTATTGATG GACTCTCATGTAACTTTGAGACTGACTTATGTGGATGGTACCAAGATCAAATGGACAACTACGACTGGAGTGTTCAGAATGGCATTGACCACACTATTGGAAGTG GTAGAAGTCTGTTGGTGGATATGTGGAACACGACACTACGAGGTCTCTCTGGCCGTCTTCTTTCACTCCACCAGAATTCAATGGATGCGCATTGTCTCTCATTCTTCTACAAACTCTACGGCCCTCAAACAG GTGCACTCAGTGTTAAGCTGCTTTTAAAAGATGGCTCAGAGCAGCTGTTATGGACCCGGTTTGGGGCTCACGGAAATGTGTGGCAGGAAGGACACTGCCCAGTGCCTCAACAAATTATTACCTACCAG TTAGTGTTTGAGGCAGTGCGCTCAGGTTTTGATGGACAGGTGGCTATAGATGACGTGGCATTTGTGAAAGGCCCGTGCTCTCTGCCCACTATGTGCTCATTTGAGGGTCAGCGCTGTGGCTACATCGACAGTAGAGAGGGTTTCTGGGTCCACCAGACATGGGATGCAACAAGGACTGGCCCTAAGACCGACCACAGTCTTGGGACAGAGATGG GTTACTACATGCTGGCCCACAGCGGTGTGGATGTCCTTCCTCAGGGCAGTGTGGCGATTCTGAGCTCTCCTGTACGCCGTGGTGTGACTCACACTGAGTGTGTCTATTTCTGGTACTACATGGGGGGACATAACCCAG GTActctgagtgtgtatgtgaagcCTGTTGACAGAGACAGGATCCTGCTGTTCTCCAGCAGTCTGGATCAAGGACACGTCTGGCGCCTTGGAATGGGCAGTGTTAGCTGGCATGGAGACTGGCAG TTGCAGTTTGAGgtggagggaggaggaggaaaagacaCTTATGTTGCTATTGATGACATCAGCTTCTCAACTCACAGCTGTCCTACAACAG ACAAATGTGATCTGGAACGAGGTCTGTGTGGATGGAGCAACATTCAGAACCACAATTTGGATCACTTAGATTGGGAGCTAAGCAACCTGCTGTCTGAAACACACTACCCCACCCCTCCATATgaccacacactgcacaatgaGAGag GTCACTTCCTTTTCCTTCCATACACTCCACGGGACTCTGCTACCCGTAATGCCTGGCTGCTGAGTCCCCATCTTCCTCCCACCAAAGGCACCTGCCTGTATTTTTGGGTTTATCAGCCTGTCGCTC ATGACAGCAAGTTGGTGGTGTGGACGCTCTCCAACGCGGCCAAAACTGAGCTTTTGAGCCTCACTGGGGCTGGAGACACATGGAACCGTTTCAGATTAAATGTCACCTCAGAGACTGAGTACCAA ATTGTGTTTGAGGGACTTAAAGGAGCAAAGAGTGTTCTTGCTTTGGATGACTTTGGCTACACTGTTGGAGTCAACTGTGTTGGAGAGCAGACAGACCAGATAA CTTCAACATCACCTAACAACACAGGAGTAATAGCTGTCTCTGTGGTAGTAGCCATTCTGCTGATGATGACACTAGCTGTTTTACTCTTCCTCTACCTGAGGATGCGTGAGCGTATCAAATCTCAGACACAGAACTCAAGTGGTAATGCGGATCCAGGCTTTGGAAATAATCTGTATGAACCG GATCATGTTGTTTTACCTTCCATCTATAGCCGG GAGCAAGAGCAGGAGGCGGAATAA
- the mamdc4 gene encoding apical endosomal glycoprotein isoform X1, translated as MKRDFIQLLTLLLTVQCVLTLERSRCTGSKCDFVCDCSDCSDEQDCGYRGRDFVCDFEDAGMCGWTYKPAEVDEYMWERRQRGDPLPNSGPSSDYTTGTSAGWFMAVTPVNAKSPRTAILTSPTMNESSLTCRLHLRYFMWDSSFTVLENSPLWAEVSTTEGQNAVVWRPESSSVRAWREGIIFLGRIPGPFQIQLHSRRQEGRRGDIAIDQLEFMDCALPGRMSTGSCGVGLFQCKLGGCVEERAVCDGTDDCGDRTDEENCGEYMSCNFEEDMCGWDVRSFSSLKWIRTSQMNISMSEPLKGPGRDHSTNSASGHFLYVTKPDVLKQDWASFQSPPLEATNSLHPCRMVMYTHQFGGISGGLSVLVAERQIYPIWERGGSLGDLWVKAEIEFVVNSTFQILFVAAIRDQAYGGIAVDDITLSPECRLSNVSVPPESFPKPPKKPCAEASKICDFNRDCAEGDDEAQCGDFSYEQGSKGWTDISIGSQGWKLMENTSSTEAFLYVFEAAGQQLTEAQTRTPPLGPSGLACTLKFSYSLTGSNTHIGEVSVIVVDSVLGSLPRLWEFGGRTGENPAESWVKEEVYIGARDQRFQLEFRARAQNINSDARIAVKDVHYVNCNPAYIPSTIDGLSCNFETDLCGWYQDQMDNYDWSVQNGIDHTIGSGRSLLVDMWNTTLRGLSGRLLSLHQNSMDAHCLSFFYKLYGPQTGALSVKLLLKDGSEQLLWTRFGAHGNVWQEGHCPVPQQIITYQLVFEAVRSGFDGQVAIDDVAFVKGPCSLPTMCSFEGQRCGYIDSREGFWVHQTWDATRTGPKTDHSLGTEMGYYMLAHSGVDVLPQGSVAILSSPVRRGVTHTECVYFWYYMGGHNPGTLSVYVKPVDRDRILLFSSSLDQGHVWRLGMGSVSWHGDWQLQFEVEGGGGKDTYVAIDDISFSTHSCPTTDKCDLERGLCGWSNIQNHNLDHLDWELSNLLSETHYPTPPYDHTLHNERGHFLFLPYTPRDSATRNAWLLSPHLPPTKGTCLYFWVYQPVAHDSKLVVWTLSNAAKTELLSLTGAGDTWNRFRLNVTSETEYQIVFEGLKGAKSVLALDDFGYTVGVNCVGEQTDQITSTSPNNTGVIAVSVVVAILLMMTLAVLLFLYLRMRERIKSQTQNSSGNADPGFGNNLYEPQDHVVLPSIYSREQEQEAE; from the exons ATGAAGAGGGACTTCATTCAGCTCCTGACACTGCTCCTTACTGTCCAGTGCG TTCTTACCCTGGAACGTAGCAGGTGCACAGGATCAAAATGTGACTTTGTGTGCGACTGCAGCGACTGCAGCGATGAGCAGGACTGCG GTTATCGGGGGagagattttgtgtgtgattttgagGATGCAGGGATGTGTGGCTGGACATATAAGCCGGCTGAAGTTGATGAATACATGTGGGAGAGACGTCAGAGGGGAGACCCGCTGCCCAACAGTGGACCCTCATCTGATTACACCACCGGCACatcagcag GTTGGTTCATGGCAGTGACTCCAGTGAATGCAAAATCTCCTAGAACAGCTATCCTGACTTCTCCCACGATGAACGAGTCCTCCCTGACCTGTCGCCTTCATCTCCGCTACTTTATGTGGGACTCAA GTTTCACTGTGCTGGAAAACAGCCCTCTTTGGGCAGAAGTGTCGACTACCGAGGGCCAAAACGCTGTGGTATGGAGGCCAGAGAGCTCAAGTGTCCGTGCATGGAGGGAAGGCATCATCTTCTTGGGACGCATACCTGGCCCCTTTCAGATCCAGCTACACTCACGGCGTCAAGAAGGGAGGAGAGGAGACATAGCCATCGATCAGCTGGAGTTCATGGACTGTGCACTTCCAGGCAGAATga GCACTGGGAGTTGTGGGGTGGGCCTTTTCCAGTGCAAACTGGGAGGCTGTGTGGAAGAACGTGCAGTGTGTGATGGCACAGATGATTGCGGAGACAGGACTGATGAGGAGAACTGCG GAGAGTATATGAGTTGTAACTTTGAGGAAGACATGTGTGGGTGGGACGTAAGATCATTTTCATCACTGAAGTGGATAAGGACCAGTCAGATGAACATCTCAATGTCTGAGCCTCTAAAAGGCCCTGGGAGAGACCATTCCACCAATTCTGCTTCAG gtcATTTTCTGTATGTTACCAAACCAGATGTGCTTAAGCAAGACTGGGCATCTTTTCAAAGTCCTCCTCTGGAAGCCACCAATAGCTTACATCCTTGCCGt ATGGTGATGTACACACACCAGTTTGGTGGCATATCAGGGGGCCTATCAGTGCTGgtggcagagagacagatttacCCAATTTGGGAGCGTGGAGGCTCACTGGGTGATCTGTGGGTGAAAGCTGAGATAGAGTTTGTAGTCAACAGCACATTTCAG ATATTGTTTGTTGCTGCGATTCGAGACCAAGCATATGGAGGCATTGCAGTTGATGATATTACACTGTCCCCTGAATGCCGTTTGTCCAATG TGTCAGTACCACCAGAGTCTTTTCCTAAACCACCCAAAAAACCCTGCGCAGAGGCCAGCAAGATTTGTGACTTTAACAGGGACTGCGCAGAGGGAGACGATGAAGCACAGTGTG GAGACTTTTCATATGAGCAGGGTAGCAAGGGTTGGACAGACATCAGTATCGGAAGCCAAGGCTGGAAGCTTATGGAAAATACCTCATCTACAG aggCGTTCTTATATGTGTTTGAAGCTGCTGGTCAGCAGCTGACAGAAGCTCAAACACGCACCCCTCCACTCGGCCCATCCGGCCTTGCCTGCACTCTCAAGTTCTCCTACAGCCTCACAggcagcaacacacacatag GTGAAGTGTCTGTAATTGTAGTGGACAGTGTGTTGGGCTCTCTGCCTCGGCTGTGGGAGTTTGGTGGGAGGACGGGTGAGAACCCAGCGGAATCATGGGTAAAAGAGGAAGTCTATATTGGTGCCAGAGATCAGCGTTTCCAG CTGGAGTTCAGAGCTCGTGCTCAAAATATTAACTCGGATGCAAGAATAGCAGTGAAGGATGTTCATTATGTCAACTGCAACCCAGCATATATTCCCTCTACTATTGATG GACTCTCATGTAACTTTGAGACTGACTTATGTGGATGGTACCAAGATCAAATGGACAACTACGACTGGAGTGTTCAGAATGGCATTGACCACACTATTGGAAGTG GTAGAAGTCTGTTGGTGGATATGTGGAACACGACACTACGAGGTCTCTCTGGCCGTCTTCTTTCACTCCACCAGAATTCAATGGATGCGCATTGTCTCTCATTCTTCTACAAACTCTACGGCCCTCAAACAG GTGCACTCAGTGTTAAGCTGCTTTTAAAAGATGGCTCAGAGCAGCTGTTATGGACCCGGTTTGGGGCTCACGGAAATGTGTGGCAGGAAGGACACTGCCCAGTGCCTCAACAAATTATTACCTACCAG TTAGTGTTTGAGGCAGTGCGCTCAGGTTTTGATGGACAGGTGGCTATAGATGACGTGGCATTTGTGAAAGGCCCGTGCTCTCTGCCCACTATGTGCTCATTTGAGGGTCAGCGCTGTGGCTACATCGACAGTAGAGAGGGTTTCTGGGTCCACCAGACATGGGATGCAACAAGGACTGGCCCTAAGACCGACCACAGTCTTGGGACAGAGATGG GTTACTACATGCTGGCCCACAGCGGTGTGGATGTCCTTCCTCAGGGCAGTGTGGCGATTCTGAGCTCTCCTGTACGCCGTGGTGTGACTCACACTGAGTGTGTCTATTTCTGGTACTACATGGGGGGACATAACCCAG GTActctgagtgtgtatgtgaagcCTGTTGACAGAGACAGGATCCTGCTGTTCTCCAGCAGTCTGGATCAAGGACACGTCTGGCGCCTTGGAATGGGCAGTGTTAGCTGGCATGGAGACTGGCAG TTGCAGTTTGAGgtggagggaggaggaggaaaagacaCTTATGTTGCTATTGATGACATCAGCTTCTCAACTCACAGCTGTCCTACAACAG ACAAATGTGATCTGGAACGAGGTCTGTGTGGATGGAGCAACATTCAGAACCACAATTTGGATCACTTAGATTGGGAGCTAAGCAACCTGCTGTCTGAAACACACTACCCCACCCCTCCATATgaccacacactgcacaatgaGAGag GTCACTTCCTTTTCCTTCCATACACTCCACGGGACTCTGCTACCCGTAATGCCTGGCTGCTGAGTCCCCATCTTCCTCCCACCAAAGGCACCTGCCTGTATTTTTGGGTTTATCAGCCTGTCGCTC ATGACAGCAAGTTGGTGGTGTGGACGCTCTCCAACGCGGCCAAAACTGAGCTTTTGAGCCTCACTGGGGCTGGAGACACATGGAACCGTTTCAGATTAAATGTCACCTCAGAGACTGAGTACCAA ATTGTGTTTGAGGGACTTAAAGGAGCAAAGAGTGTTCTTGCTTTGGATGACTTTGGCTACACTGTTGGAGTCAACTGTGTTGGAGAGCAGACAGACCAGATAA CTTCAACATCACCTAACAACACAGGAGTAATAGCTGTCTCTGTGGTAGTAGCCATTCTGCTGATGATGACACTAGCTGTTTTACTCTTCCTCTACCTGAGGATGCGTGAGCGTATCAAATCTCAGACACAGAACTCAAGTGGTAATGCGGATCCAGGCTTTGGAAATAATCTGTATGAACCG CAGGATCATGTTGTTTTACCTTCCATCTATAGCCGG GAGCAAGAGCAGGAGGCGGAATAA